One part of the Salinivirga cyanobacteriivorans genome encodes these proteins:
- the gdhA gene encoding NADP-specific glutamate dehydrogenase, which yields MENMHQQALNDFMSRIEMKNPGEEEFQQAVKEVAESLIPFIEENPQYKEAKVLERIAEPERMILFRVPWVDDKGNIQVNRGYRIEMNSAIGPYKGGLRFHPTVNLSILKFLAFEQVFKNSLTTLPMGGGKGGSDFDPKGKSDNEVMRFCQSFMNELHRHLGPNTDVPAGDIGVGGREIGFLFGMYKKLRNEFVGVFTGKAKEWGGSLIRPEATGYGATYFAEEMLKTRGEDFKGKVVAISGSGNVAQFATEKVTEMGGKVITLSDSSGFIHDPNGIDKEKLKYVMHLKNVKRGRIKEYANKYDVEYHDAQRPWIVKCDVAMPCATQNEINEDEAKTLVQNGCYVVSEGANMPTTPEAVEYFQEKRVLYGPGKAANAGGVAVSGLEMTQNSMRLAWTREEVDKRLHTIMKDIHSTCVKFGKRDDGSIDYVKGSNIGGFVKVADAMLDQGIV from the coding sequence CATGCATCAACAAGCACTAAATGACTTCATGTCCAGGATTGAAATGAAAAATCCGGGTGAAGAGGAATTTCAGCAAGCGGTTAAAGAAGTAGCCGAATCATTAATTCCATTTATTGAGGAAAACCCGCAATACAAGGAAGCAAAAGTCCTTGAACGTATTGCAGAACCGGAACGCATGATATTGTTCCGTGTACCCTGGGTCGATGATAAAGGCAATATTCAGGTGAACCGCGGCTATCGAATTGAGATGAATAGCGCTATCGGACCTTATAAAGGCGGATTGCGTTTTCACCCTACTGTGAATCTGAGTATACTTAAATTTTTAGCATTCGAGCAGGTATTTAAAAACTCCCTTACTACTTTGCCAATGGGTGGTGGTAAGGGTGGGTCAGATTTCGACCCCAAAGGCAAATCAGATAACGAAGTAATGCGTTTTTGTCAAAGTTTCATGAACGAGTTGCACAGGCATTTAGGTCCGAATACCGATGTTCCGGCAGGTGACATAGGTGTTGGTGGACGCGAAATTGGATTTTTATTTGGTATGTATAAAAAACTCAGAAATGAGTTTGTGGGCGTATTTACCGGAAAAGCTAAAGAGTGGGGAGGCTCCCTCATAAGACCCGAAGCAACAGGCTATGGAGCTACATATTTTGCGGAAGAAATGCTCAAAACCCGCGGAGAAGACTTTAAAGGAAAAGTAGTAGCAATTTCAGGCTCGGGTAATGTGGCGCAATTTGCCACAGAAAAAGTTACTGAAATGGGTGGAAAAGTAATTACACTTTCCGACAGTAGCGGCTTTATACACGATCCTAATGGTATTGATAAAGAGAAATTAAAGTATGTGATGCATCTTAAGAATGTGAAACGCGGTCGCATCAAAGAATATGCAAATAAATATGATGTGGAATATCACGATGCTCAGCGCCCGTGGATTGTGAAATGCGATGTGGCAATGCCATGTGCTACCCAAAATGAGATCAATGAAGATGAAGCTAAGACTTTAGTGCAAAATGGATGTTATGTTGTTTCTGAAGGGGCCAATATGCCTACTACCCCCGAAGCAGTTGAGTATTTCCAGGAAAAGCGTGTGCTTTATGGCCCGGGTAAAGCAGCTAATGCCGGTGGTGTGGCTGTTTCAGGTCTTGAAATGACACAGAACAGCATGCGTCTCGCCTGGACCAGGGAAGAGGTTGATAAACGGCTACATACCATCATGAAGGATATTCATTCTACATGTGTAAAATTCGGAAAACGTGATGATGGTTCTATTGATTATGTTAAAGGCTCGAATATTGGTGGATTTGTA